One part of the Streptomyces ferrugineus genome encodes these proteins:
- a CDS encoding SpoIIE family protein phosphatase, producing MHGATPLGNGSGEYPDPVDAATAVVDVRGMVTGWSAGAERLLGYPYQEVVGRPVTVLLDPDERAEKDLSAVLAGPSEVVSLRHRDGPHVAVRLRTYPSCDGRGEAQYLLLLTAPERPRPDRETTEEAFAQSHLPVMVFDSGLRAVRASAGAARELGFSEEQMRGRRITEVLPPHACRTVEGGMRRVFATGEPEQFLVRGRARAQARERVWSVAVSPIKAPSGRVRRLQLSALDVTEQHLARERLALLNDVSTRVGSTLDVMRTAQEMADVTVGRLADFVTIDLLDSLFRGVEPRRTGDGTGTGAGTVALRRAAQRSVLPGAPEAVIQPGEVDHYPQSTPPVRCLATGRPSLHSTLDESIRSWRKADPERSGVVKSFGIHSIMVVPLRARGITLGVAVLVRHRRQDPFDEDDLLLAQEIAARAAVSVDNARRYTLERTTALTLQRSLLPRRLAAQDAVDAAYRYLPARTRAGLGGDWFDVIPLSGARVALVVGDVVGHGLRASATMGRLRTAVRTLADVDLPADELLVHLDDLVSHLAEEEPSAAAESDGDISTGLVATCLYLVYDPVESRCTAATAGHPPPAVVTPDGTAHYVDVPPGPPLGVGGLPFETVEWELPAGSLLALYTDGLIEGADHDPGNGLALLRQCLERPAVSPDALCDDLIGTLLPAQPQDDVALLVARTRALDASQVTTWDVPSDPATVADTRAQVLARLAQWRLHDVAFTVELVVSELVTNAIRYGQPPIRLRLIRDTSLICEVSDGSSTAPHLRRARTFDEGGRGLLLVAQLTGRWGTRQHAAGKTIWAEVDITGE from the coding sequence ATGCACGGTGCCACCCCACTCGGCAACGGCTCCGGCGAGTACCCGGATCCGGTGGACGCCGCCACGGCCGTCGTCGATGTGCGGGGGATGGTGACGGGGTGGAGCGCGGGCGCCGAGCGTCTGCTGGGCTACCCGTACCAGGAGGTCGTGGGGCGTCCCGTGACCGTTCTGCTCGATCCCGACGAGCGCGCCGAGAAGGATCTCTCCGCCGTCCTGGCCGGACCGAGCGAGGTCGTTTCGCTCCGGCACCGGGACGGACCGCACGTGGCCGTGCGGCTGCGGACGTACCCGTCGTGCGACGGCCGGGGCGAGGCCCAGTATCTCCTGCTGCTCACGGCGCCGGAGCGGCCGCGACCGGACCGGGAGACGACGGAGGAGGCGTTCGCGCAGAGCCACCTGCCGGTCATGGTGTTCGACTCCGGGCTGCGGGCGGTGCGGGCGAGCGCCGGAGCCGCACGCGAACTGGGCTTCAGCGAAGAGCAGATGCGGGGCCGGCGGATCACCGAGGTCCTGCCGCCCCACGCCTGCCGGACGGTCGAGGGCGGCATGCGCCGGGTGTTCGCGACGGGGGAGCCCGAACAGTTCCTCGTGCGGGGCAGGGCCCGGGCCCAGGCGCGCGAGCGGGTCTGGTCCGTGGCCGTGTCCCCGATCAAGGCCCCCTCGGGCCGGGTACGGCGTCTGCAACTGTCCGCGCTGGACGTCACCGAACAGCACCTGGCCCGGGAGCGGCTCGCCCTGCTGAACGACGTCAGCACGCGGGTCGGCAGCACGCTGGACGTGATGCGCACAGCGCAGGAGATGGCCGATGTGACGGTGGGCCGACTGGCCGACTTCGTCACCATCGACCTGCTGGACTCCCTGTTCCGCGGTGTCGAGCCGAGACGCACCGGCGACGGCACGGGCACCGGTGCCGGCACCGTCGCCCTGCGCCGCGCCGCCCAGCGGTCCGTCCTGCCCGGCGCGCCCGAGGCGGTGATCCAGCCGGGAGAGGTGGACCACTATCCGCAGTCCACGCCTCCCGTCCGCTGCCTGGCCACCGGCCGGCCCTCGCTGCACAGCACCCTCGACGAGTCCATTCGAAGCTGGCGGAAGGCCGACCCCGAGCGGTCCGGGGTGGTGAAGTCCTTCGGCATCCACTCGATCATGGTCGTCCCGCTGCGGGCCCGCGGTATCACCCTCGGCGTGGCCGTCCTCGTCCGCCACCGGCGCCAGGACCCGTTCGACGAGGACGATCTGCTCCTCGCCCAGGAGATCGCCGCGCGGGCCGCCGTGTCCGTGGACAACGCCCGCCGCTACACCCTCGAGCGCACCACCGCCCTGACCCTGCAGCGCAGCCTGCTGCCTCGCCGGCTCGCCGCCCAGGACGCCGTCGACGCCGCCTACCGCTACCTTCCGGCCCGCACCCGGGCGGGGCTGGGCGGCGACTGGTTCGACGTGATCCCGCTGTCGGGCGCCCGGGTCGCCCTGGTCGTCGGCGATGTGGTGGGCCACGGCCTGCGTGCCTCCGCCACCATGGGACGCCTGCGGACCGCCGTACGCACACTGGCCGACGTCGACCTCCCCGCCGACGAGCTCCTCGTTCACCTCGACGACCTGGTCAGCCACCTTGCCGAGGAGGAACCGAGTGCGGCGGCCGAGAGCGACGGCGACATCTCCACCGGGCTCGTCGCCACGTGCCTGTACCTGGTCTACGACCCGGTCGAGAGCCGCTGCACGGCCGCCACCGCGGGCCACCCGCCGCCCGCCGTCGTCACCCCCGACGGCACCGCCCACTATGTCGACGTCCCTCCAGGCCCGCCGCTCGGGGTGGGCGGTCTGCCGTTCGAGACCGTCGAGTGGGAGCTGCCCGCGGGCAGCCTCCTGGCGCTGTACACGGACGGCCTCATCGAAGGGGCGGACCACGACCCCGGCAACGGTCTCGCGCTGCTGCGCCAGTGCCTGGAGCGGCCTGCCGTCTCGCCGGACGCCCTGTGCGACGACCTGATCGGCACCCTGCTGCCCGCCCAGCCGCAGGACGACGTCGCCCTGCTGGTCGCTCGCACCCGAGCCCTCGACGCGAGTCAGGTCACCACGTGGGACGTGCCGTCGGACCCGGCCACGGTGGCCGACACCCGTGCCCAGGTGCTGGCCCGGCTGGCGCAGTGGCGACTGCACGACGTGGCGTTCACCGTCGAACTGGTCGTCAGCGAACTCGTCACCAACGCGATCCGCTACGGGCAACCGCCCATCCGACTGCGTCTGATCCGCGACACCTCGCTCATCTGCGAGGTCTCCGACGGCAGCAGCACCGCCCCGCACCTGCGGCGGGCCCGCACCTTCGACGAGGGCGGCCGCGGCCTGCTCCTGGTCGCCCAGCTCACCGGGCGCTGGGGGACACGCCAGCACGCCGCAGGGAAGACGATCTGGGCGGAGGTGGACATCACCGGCGAGTGA
- a CDS encoding MFS transporter: MAGTTLPTPLYGHYQEEFGFSELTVTVVYAVYAFAVIGVLLLAGNASDAVGRRPVIVSALGCAAASAVCFLSASALGWLYVGRLLSGLSAGLLTGAATAYVMELAPRGGAARATFVATAANMGGLGCGPLLAGVLAQYAPWPLYLPFVVHLALAVCSVAVVLSLPETVRERRPLSTVRPQRPSLPPQVRSVFGPAATASFVGFALFGVFTSVSPAFLAESLHERNHAVSGLVVAMAFFASTAGQLAVGRVGVSRALPLGCAALLVGLALLAGALWWDLLPLVVASAIVGGSGQGLSFRAALSAVTDASPADRRAAVISTLFVVAYGGISLPVVGVGVLTGPIGLEGAGLVFIACMTVLVLTAAGYLVRRPVPVRA; the protein is encoded by the coding sequence ATGGCGGGCACCACGCTGCCGACGCCCCTGTACGGCCACTACCAGGAGGAGTTCGGCTTCTCCGAGCTGACGGTCACCGTAGTGTACGCCGTGTACGCCTTCGCGGTGATCGGTGTGCTGCTGCTCGCGGGCAACGCCTCGGACGCCGTGGGCAGGCGGCCGGTGATCGTTTCGGCCCTGGGCTGTGCCGCCGCGAGTGCCGTCTGCTTCCTGAGCGCCTCGGCGCTGGGCTGGCTGTATGTGGGCCGGCTGCTGTCGGGGCTGTCCGCCGGTCTGCTCACGGGGGCCGCCACGGCGTATGTGATGGAGCTGGCGCCGCGTGGCGGCGCCGCCCGGGCCACGTTCGTCGCGACCGCCGCCAACATGGGCGGACTGGGCTGCGGTCCGCTGCTCGCCGGGGTGCTGGCGCAGTACGCTCCCTGGCCGCTGTATCTGCCGTTCGTCGTGCACCTCGCTCTGGCGGTCTGCTCGGTCGCCGTGGTGCTGTCGCTTCCGGAGACCGTGCGGGAGCGGCGGCCGCTGAGCACCGTACGGCCGCAGCGGCCCAGCCTGCCGCCGCAGGTGCGGTCGGTGTTCGGTCCGGCGGCCACCGCCTCCTTCGTGGGTTTCGCCCTGTTCGGCGTGTTCACCTCGGTCAGCCCGGCGTTCCTCGCCGAGTCCCTGCACGAGCGCAACCACGCCGTGAGCGGGCTGGTCGTGGCGATGGCCTTCTTCGCCTCGACCGCCGGGCAACTGGCCGTCGGCCGGGTCGGGGTGAGCCGGGCGCTGCCGCTGGGCTGCGCGGCACTCCTCGTCGGGCTGGCGCTGCTCGCCGGGGCGCTGTGGTGGGACCTGCTGCCGCTGGTGGTGGCGAGCGCGATCGTCGGCGGGAGCGGTCAGGGGCTTTCGTTTCGCGCGGCGCTGTCCGCGGTGACCGATGCCTCGCCGGCGGACCGGCGGGCGGCGGTGATCTCGACGCTGTTCGTGGTGGCGTACGGGGGTATCTCGCTGCCGGTCGTCGGGGTGGGGGTGCTGACGGGTCCGATCGGGCTGGAGGGGGCGGGCCTGGTGTTCATCGCCTGCATGACCGTCCTGGTCCTGACGGCCGCCGGCTATCTGGTCCGGCGGCCGGTGCCGGTGCGGGCGTGA
- a CDS encoding FeoA family protein: MSELDRECERAGDRAVAVIRGERCALADLAPGARATVAAVVADGSPSVARRLNDLGFTVGAVVEVVRRAPLRDPVVYRVKDYEVCLRRAQAAYVQVVEAER, encoded by the coding sequence ATGAGCGAGCTTGACCGGGAGTGCGAGAGGGCGGGGGACAGGGCGGTCGCCGTCATCCGAGGCGAGCGCTGTGCCTTGGCGGATCTGGCGCCCGGCGCCCGTGCCACGGTGGCAGCGGTCGTCGCTGACGGGTCGCCTTCGGTGGCCCGCCGGTTGAACGATCTGGGGTTCACCGTCGGCGCGGTGGTGGAGGTGGTGCGCCGCGCTCCGCTGCGTGACCCGGTCGTCTACCGGGTCAAGGACTACGAGGTGTGTCTGCGGCGGGCGCAGGCCGCGTACGTACAGGTCGTGGAGGCGGAGCGGTGA
- a CDS encoding ABC transporter permease: MTRSTELTGTAVLTRLIVRRERIRILIWLTAIPFLVLLTAAGVKGLYPTQHDLDVAAEASEDNAAAIAFNGPPLALDTLGGEVAFQVGTLGLVVVALMSTFMIGRNTRAEEEAGRAELIRSLPIGRHAGATAALLVVAAMNVTVGMLVTLGLIAMELPVAGSVVFGASFCALGLVFAGITTAVAQISENTRVVHGGTGAVLGAAFVLRAVGDIGDGTVSWFSPIGLVQKARPFAGERWWPLLLALICAAGAVTAAHALSDRRDLGAGLVPPRPGPPRAAPGLGRPLGLALRLQRGSLIGWSCGVFLTGLAYGWVAADVEDFVGDNETMQDIVARYGTADLTDSYLAQSLLVVALLSGGYTVQSVLRLRGEEGGLRAEPVLATPVSRGRWTAGHLTVALAGSVVVLIAAGLGTGLAYGVSGGGMGQVPRLVGAALVYAPALWLLAGLAITLFGLAPRGMVATWAALTACFVIGLLGEVLDLPGWFTDASPFEHIPHLPAADPSAAAPALLALLAAALTALGLAGLRRRDIG; the protein is encoded by the coding sequence ATGACCCGGTCGACCGAGCTGACCGGCACGGCCGTCCTCACCCGGCTGATCGTGCGCCGCGAGCGAATCCGCATCCTGATCTGGCTCACGGCCATCCCCTTCCTGGTGCTGCTGACGGCGGCCGGCGTCAAGGGCCTGTATCCCACACAGCACGACCTCGACGTGGCGGCCGAGGCCAGTGAGGACAACGCCGCGGCCATCGCCTTCAACGGCCCGCCCCTGGCGCTCGACACCCTGGGCGGCGAGGTCGCCTTCCAGGTCGGCACGCTCGGGCTGGTCGTGGTCGCCCTCATGAGCACGTTCATGATCGGACGCAACACCCGCGCCGAGGAGGAGGCCGGCCGCGCCGAGCTGATCCGCTCGCTGCCCATCGGCCGGCACGCCGGCGCCACCGCCGCCCTGCTGGTCGTGGCCGCCATGAACGTGACGGTCGGGATGCTGGTCACCCTCGGCCTGATCGCCATGGAACTGCCCGTCGCGGGCTCGGTGGTCTTCGGCGCGTCCTTCTGCGCACTGGGGCTCGTCTTCGCCGGGATCACCACCGCCGTGGCCCAGATCTCGGAGAACACCCGGGTCGTGCACGGCGGCACCGGCGCCGTGCTGGGCGCGGCCTTCGTCCTGCGGGCCGTCGGCGACATCGGCGACGGCACGGTGTCGTGGTTCTCGCCCATCGGCCTGGTCCAGAAGGCCCGCCCCTTCGCCGGCGAACGTTGGTGGCCCCTGCTCCTCGCCCTCATCTGCGCCGCAGGGGCGGTCACCGCGGCACACGCCCTGTCCGACCGGCGCGACCTCGGCGCGGGCCTCGTCCCACCCAGGCCCGGCCCGCCCCGCGCCGCACCCGGCCTGGGCCGGCCGCTCGGCCTGGCCCTGCGGCTGCAGCGGGGCAGCCTGATCGGCTGGAGCTGCGGCGTCTTCCTGACCGGCCTGGCCTACGGCTGGGTCGCCGCCGACGTCGAGGACTTCGTCGGCGACAACGAGACCATGCAGGACATCGTCGCCCGCTACGGCACGGCCGACCTCACCGACTCCTACCTCGCCCAGTCGCTGCTCGTCGTCGCCCTCCTCAGCGGCGGGTACACGGTGCAGTCCGTCCTGCGACTGCGCGGCGAGGAGGGCGGACTGCGGGCCGAGCCGGTACTGGCCACACCGGTCTCCCGGGGCCGCTGGACGGCCGGCCATCTGACCGTGGCGCTGGCCGGCAGCGTCGTCGTGCTCATCGCCGCGGGCCTGGGTACAGGGCTCGCGTACGGCGTCTCCGGCGGCGGCATGGGCCAGGTCCCCCGTCTCGTCGGCGCCGCGCTCGTCTACGCCCCGGCACTCTGGCTGCTCGCGGGCCTCGCCATCACCCTGTTCGGTCTCGCCCCACGCGGCATGGTGGCCACCTGGGCCGCCCTCACCGCCTGCTTCGTCATCGGCCTGCTCGGCGAGGTCCTCGACCTGCCCGGGTGGTTCACGGACGCGTCCCCCTTCGAGCACATCCCGCACCTGCCGGCGGCCGACCCGAGCGCCGCCGCGCCGGCCCTGCTCGCACTCCTCGCCGCCGCGCTGACGGCGCTCGGCCTGGCGGGATTGCGCAGACGGGACATCGGCTAA
- a CDS encoding MFS transporter, translated as MSEFGAADTDFVLRNRPHERRRTPSGLIALALGGFGIGLTEFLIAGLLPQVASSFAVSEAAAGRLISGYALSVAIGALVLTAATARLPRKAVLVGLVALFVVGNLLSAVAPSYPVMLLGRIVAALCHGSFFGIGSLVARSLVAPERKSRAVAVMFAGLTVANVLGVPFGAWIGERWGWRAAFWAVTAIGVLALAGIVALVPGWAGQTPQGGSGPPSGLRAQLRAFRSAQVWLTLTATALGYGGMFGAFSYIAYTYTEVGGFSPGDVSWLLMVYGIGLVVGNVIGGRAADHDRDRALVLALLGLTVVLAVFGLLADSPVATVTLTFLMGVSGFAGVPGMITRVTDFAHGAALAASANVSASNVGNALGAWLGGLAITAGLGYTAPLHVGAGLTLTSVVVMAVAAHRAARPAA; from the coding sequence ATGAGCGAATTCGGCGCCGCGGACACGGACTTCGTCCTACGCAACCGCCCGCACGAACGGCGACGGACGCCAAGTGGACTGATCGCGCTGGCACTCGGCGGCTTCGGCATCGGCCTGACCGAGTTCCTGATCGCCGGGCTGCTGCCGCAGGTGGCGTCGAGCTTCGCGGTGTCCGAGGCGGCGGCGGGCCGGCTGATCTCCGGATACGCGCTGAGCGTCGCGATCGGCGCGCTCGTCCTGACCGCGGCGACGGCGCGACTGCCCCGCAAGGCGGTCCTGGTGGGCCTGGTGGCGCTGTTCGTCGTGGGCAACCTGCTGTCCGCCGTGGCGCCGAGCTATCCGGTGATGCTGCTCGGCCGGATCGTCGCGGCGCTGTGCCACGGCTCGTTCTTCGGCATCGGCTCGCTGGTCGCGCGCAGCCTGGTCGCGCCCGAGCGCAAGTCCCGCGCGGTGGCGGTCATGTTCGCCGGACTCACCGTCGCGAACGTGCTGGGGGTGCCGTTCGGCGCGTGGATCGGGGAGCGCTGGGGCTGGCGGGCGGCGTTCTGGGCGGTCACCGCGATCGGCGTGCTGGCGCTGGCGGGCATCGTCGCCCTCGTCCCCGGGTGGGCGGGTCAGACACCGCAGGGCGGTTCGGGTCCGCCGAGCGGCCTGCGGGCCCAGCTTCGCGCCTTCCGGTCGGCTCAGGTCTGGCTCACCCTGACGGCCACCGCGCTCGGCTACGGCGGGATGTTCGGCGCGTTCAGCTACATCGCCTACACCTACACCGAGGTCGGCGGATTCTCCCCGGGGGACGTCTCCTGGTTGCTGATGGTGTACGGCATCGGACTGGTCGTCGGGAACGTGATCGGCGGACGGGCGGCCGACCACGACCGTGACCGTGCCCTGGTCCTCGCCCTGCTCGGACTCACCGTCGTCCTGGCGGTGTTCGGCCTGCTGGCCGACAGCCCCGTCGCGACGGTGACCCTGACGTTCCTGATGGGGGTGTCAGGGTTCGCCGGCGTGCCCGGCATGATCACCCGCGTGACCGACTTCGCGCACGGAGCCGCCCTGGCCGCCAGCGCGAACGTGTCCGCCTCCAACGTCGGCAACGCCCTCGGCGCCTGGCTCGGCGGTCTGGCCATCACCGCGGGACTCGGCTACACCGCGCCCCTCCACGTCGGCGCCGGGCTCACCCTGACGTCCGTGGTCGTCATGGCCGTTGCCGCACACCGGGCGGCAAGACCCGCGGCATGA
- a CDS encoding carboxymuconolactone decarboxylase family protein, with protein MALRLPKAELPAELEASMVQQFGAVPENVEVLWHSPDVTRDNLELGGRVAAWDAADASLKSFAHMAVAAQVGCGWCLDAGYFQARNQNLDLAKASQVPRWREAEVFTPLERDVMEYAEAMTNTPPTVTDEQYAALLERLGPAAMVELTAYIGFVNLATRANVANGVTSQGFSDACEIPLAARGEKPAAPSAS; from the coding sequence ATGGCGCTACGCCTTCCGAAGGCCGAGCTCCCCGCCGAACTCGAGGCGAGCATGGTCCAGCAGTTCGGGGCCGTGCCCGAGAACGTGGAGGTGTTGTGGCACAGCCCCGACGTCACCCGGGACAACCTGGAGCTCGGCGGCAGGGTGGCCGCGTGGGACGCGGCCGACGCGAGCCTGAAGTCGTTCGCGCACATGGCCGTCGCGGCACAGGTCGGGTGCGGTTGGTGCCTCGACGCCGGCTACTTCCAGGCGCGGAACCAGAACCTGGACCTGGCCAAGGCGAGCCAGGTGCCGCGCTGGCGGGAGGCCGAGGTGTTCACGCCGCTGGAGCGGGACGTGATGGAGTACGCCGAGGCCATGACGAACACGCCGCCGACGGTCACCGACGAGCAGTACGCGGCTCTGCTGGAGCGGCTGGGCCCGGCGGCGATGGTCGAGCTGACCGCGTACATCGGTTTCGTCAATCTCGCGACGAGGGCCAACGTGGCGAACGGCGTCACGTCACAGGGCTTCTCCGACGCCTGCGAGATCCCGCTCGCGGCGCGCGGTGAGAAGCCCGCCGCGCCGTCCGCGTCATGA
- a CDS encoding transposase family protein: MGGVLRAEPVWVETFTGLRAEQFGRLLRAVRERGGEGCGWGRPWRLPLAERVLLVAVYYRTNLTMRQLAPLFGISPATVCRVIQRLGPLLALEPVRAPQEAVERLWIVDGTLIPVRDRGVGASSRNYRFSANVQVIVDADTRLVVAAARPLPGTTADAHAWRRSGLAEHCEGVTVLGDGAYLNTGLIVPHRKRPGRPLLKGEEEDNAEHRKVRARVEHVIGRMKNYKILRDCRQRGDGLHHAVQAVARMHNLALTA, from the coding sequence ATGGGTGGGGTGTTGAGGGCTGAGCCGGTCTGGGTGGAGACGTTCACCGGTCTGCGGGCTGAGCAGTTCGGGCGGCTGCTAAGGGCGGTTCGGGAACGTGGTGGTGAGGGGTGCGGGTGGGGTCGTCCGTGGCGGCTTCCGCTGGCCGAGCGGGTGCTGCTGGTGGCTGTCTACTACCGCACGAACCTCACGATGCGGCAGCTCGCCCCGCTGTTCGGCATCTCCCCGGCGACCGTGTGCCGGGTGATCCAGCGGCTGGGGCCGCTGCTCGCGCTCGAGCCGGTACGTGCCCCGCAGGAGGCAGTCGAGCGGTTGTGGATCGTGGACGGCACCCTCATCCCGGTCCGTGACCGAGGTGTGGGTGCCTCCTCGCGTAACTACCGTTTCTCAGCAAACGTGCAGGTCATCGTGGACGCAGACACCCGGCTCGTGGTGGCCGCGGCCCGTCCGCTGCCGGGCACCACCGCGGACGCGCACGCCTGGCGGCGCTCCGGACTGGCCGAGCACTGCGAAGGCGTGACGGTGCTCGGCGACGGCGCTTATCTCAACACCGGCCTGATCGTCCCGCACCGCAAACGCCCCGGACGGCCGCTACTCAAGGGCGAAGAGGAGGACAACGCGGAGCACCGCAAGGTCCGCGCCCGTGTGGAGCATGTGATCGGACGGATGAAGAATTACAAGATCCTGCGTGACTGCCGGCAGCGCGGCGACGGCCTCCATCACGCCGTTCAGGCCGTCGCCCGCATGCACAACCTCGCCCTCACCGCGTGA
- a CDS encoding ABC transporter ATP-binding protein yields MSAISVPARPAATGRGRAAAVCVSGLVKTFGRTRALDGLDLTVATGEVHGFLGPNGAGKTTTLRVLLGLLRADAGEARLLGGDPWRDAVALHRRLAYVPGDVSLWPKLTGGEIIDVFGRLRGDLDPARRDELLERFELDPTKKSRTYSKGNRQKVGLVAALASRAELLLLDEPTSGLDPLMESAFQDCIREVKAEGRTVLLSSHILAEVEALCDRVSIIRAGRTVESGTLTELRHLTRTSIDVETVRTPAGLDALTGVHDLRAENHRVRFDVDTGRLDDAVRHLTGFGIRTLTSRPPTLEELFLRHYDDEPDLQVKGERR; encoded by the coding sequence ATGTCCGCCATCTCCGTTCCCGCGCGCCCCGCAGCGACCGGTCGCGGCCGTGCCGCCGCCGTCTGCGTCTCGGGGCTGGTGAAGACCTTCGGCCGGACCCGTGCCCTGGACGGGCTGGACCTGACGGTCGCCACCGGCGAGGTGCACGGCTTCCTCGGGCCCAACGGCGCGGGCAAGACCACGACCCTCCGCGTTCTGCTCGGCCTGCTGCGAGCCGATGCGGGCGAGGCCCGGCTGCTGGGCGGCGATCCCTGGCGCGACGCCGTCGCCCTGCACCGGCGGCTGGCCTACGTGCCGGGTGACGTCAGTCTGTGGCCCAAGCTGACCGGCGGTGAGATCATCGACGTCTTCGGGCGGCTGCGCGGCGACCTGGACCCGGCTCGGCGCGACGAACTGCTGGAGCGGTTCGAGCTGGACCCGACCAAGAAGTCCCGCACCTACTCCAAGGGCAACCGGCAGAAGGTCGGCCTGGTCGCGGCGCTGGCATCCCGTGCCGAACTGCTGCTCCTCGACGAGCCGACCTCGGGGCTCGACCCGCTGATGGAGAGCGCCTTCCAGGACTGCATCCGCGAGGTGAAGGCCGAGGGCCGCACGGTGCTGCTGTCCAGCCACATCCTGGCCGAGGTGGAGGCCCTGTGCGACCGGGTGAGCATCATCCGGGCCGGCCGCACCGTGGAGAGCGGCACGCTGACCGAGCTGCGGCATCTGACACGCACCTCGATCGACGTCGAGACGGTCCGGACGCCCGCCGGTCTGGACGCCCTGACCGGCGTGCACGATCTGCGCGCCGAGAACCACCGGGTGCGCTTCGACGTGGACACCGGCCGTCTCGACGACGCCGTACGCCACCTCACCGGCTTCGGGATCCGCACCCTGACCAGCCGGCCACCCACGCTGGAGGAGCTGTTCCTGCGCCATTACGACGACGAGCCGGACCTCCAGGTGAAGGGGGAGCGGCGATGA
- a CDS encoding RNA polymerase sigma-70 factor, producing MTDDPFVAHRSLLFTVAYEMLGSAADAEDVLQESWLRWAGVDRSQVRDPRAYLVRAVTRQALNRLRALSRSREDYVGEWLPEPLLTSPDVAEDVELAESVSIAILTVLETLGPVERAVFVLREVFDMPYGEIAEAVGKSVPAVRQIARRAREHVAARRPRMRVSRSEQRAVVERFLAALRTGRLQDLMEVMAPDVVLISDGGGLAAAALAPVHGAEAVAALLARTDRAAFETTAVWLNGAPAARVEAEGRPAAVSVVVENGRVTRIYATANPRKLTRLDDLVELAR from the coding sequence ATGACCGACGACCCGTTCGTCGCCCACCGCAGCCTGCTGTTCACGGTCGCCTACGAGATGCTCGGCTCGGCGGCCGACGCCGAGGACGTGCTCCAGGAGTCCTGGCTGCGGTGGGCCGGCGTCGACCGCTCTCAGGTGCGTGACCCGCGCGCGTACCTCGTGCGGGCCGTCACCCGGCAGGCGCTCAACCGCCTGCGTGCGCTGTCGCGCAGCCGCGAGGACTACGTCGGCGAGTGGCTGCCGGAACCGCTGCTGACCAGCCCCGATGTAGCCGAGGACGTCGAACTCGCGGAGAGCGTGTCGATCGCGATACTGACCGTGCTGGAGACGCTCGGGCCCGTGGAGCGTGCGGTGTTCGTGCTCCGCGAGGTCTTCGACATGCCGTACGGCGAGATCGCCGAGGCCGTCGGGAAGTCCGTGCCCGCGGTGCGGCAGATCGCGCGGCGGGCACGCGAGCACGTGGCGGCCCGTCGGCCCCGGATGCGGGTGAGCCGTTCGGAGCAGCGGGCGGTGGTGGAGCGGTTCCTGGCGGCGCTGCGCACCGGGCGGCTGCAGGACCTGATGGAGGTCATGGCGCCCGACGTGGTGCTGATCAGCGACGGCGGCGGACTGGCGGCGGCCGCGCTCGCTCCGGTCCACGGGGCCGAGGCCGTGGCGGCGCTGCTGGCGCGCACGGACCGGGCCGCGTTCGAGACGACGGCCGTATGGCTCAACGGCGCCCCCGCGGCCCGGGTCGAGGCCGAGGGCCGGCCGGCGGCGGTGAGTGTCGTGGTGGAGAACGGCCGGGTCACCCGGATCTACGCGACGGCGAACCCGCGGAAGCTGACACGGCTGGACGATCTGGTCGAGCTCGCCAGGTGA